A section of the Oryzias melastigma strain HK-1 linkage group LG14, ASM292280v2, whole genome shotgun sequence genome encodes:
- the lig3 gene encoding DNA ligase 3, which produces MQRHLLTSIHRTLCLVRQPSGSFVRRQQLSFVCRVASLPSADQLPSSFSAERLSQQTRFFHSIPPKPSLLRSSAPWLFLRRCFSLPLDMSEQRFLVEYAKRGTAGCKKCKDKIPKGIVRIGKIVPNPFSESAGEMKEWYHVKCIFEKLERARATTKKIEDITDLEGWEELQDEDKELINKHVSDLMAKVNASPKKKVQAKLNPTGQLMAPPADPSVNAPRKFSGFTAAKAGSSAAISSPPAAAAGQGSALSTQLCDPKHKDCLLREFRKLCAVVAENNSYNTKTQIIEKFLKKGTGGDKFHGDLYLTVKLLLPGVVKSVYNLNDKQIVKLFSRIFRSNQEDMVRDLEQGDVSETVRMFFEESKSFPPASKSLLTLQEVDESLTRLAQLTKEDEQQNELEAIAKKCTSNDLKCIIRLIKHDLKMNAGAKHVLDAVDPNAYDAFKASRNLGDVIQRVLRNQQEASNGSGPRKLLTVEASLMTPVQPMLAEACKSIDQAMKKCPNGMYAEIKYDGERVQVHKSGDSFSYFSRSLKPVLPHKVAHFKDYIPQAFPGGHSMILDAEVLLIDTKSSKPLPFGTLGIHKKAAFQDANVCLFVFDCIYFNGVSLMERPLKERRKFLTDNMVEVPNRILFSEMKHVTRAGDLADMITRVIREGLEGLVLKDIKSTYEPGKRHWLKVKKDYLNEGAMADTADLVVLGAFYGKGSNGGIMSSFLMGCYDPDSKKWCTVTKCSGGYDDAMLARLQKELDVIKISKEPGKIPGWLKIVKNYYPDFIIRDPERAPVWEITGAEFSKSEMHTADGISIRFPRMTRIRDDKDWKTATNLHQLRELFRISKEHCDFKVTAGPSTADDNKGSSGGDSGGSSPSPSSNRSAPPQKTPNRTPTKAKPQKSEPRTPGSEASSAKKMKKSENVNSNGQSKPKVTPQLLEPRNDKTLLDIFSGVKLFLPASIQDSDRLRRYFVAYDGDLVADYEAASATHTLAPPEEDSRAQRVSPSWIWECIRKRRVVPPC; this is translated from the exons ATGCAGAGACATCTCCTCACATCAATCCATAGGACTCTCTGTTTAGTTCGACAACCTTCTGGTTCTTTCGTTAGGCGTCAGCAGCTCTCTTTTGTGTGCAGAGTCGCTTCTTTGCCTTCTGCTGACCAGCTCCCCTCtagtttttctgcagaaagactCTCACAGCAAACCCGTTTTTTTCACTCAATCCCCCCCAAACCTAGCCTCCTCCGCTCCTCTGCTCCCTGGCTGTTCCTGCGACGGTGTTTCTCTCTTCCACTCGACATGTCGGAGCAGAGGTTCCTCGTGGAGTACGCCAAACGCGGCACCGCGGGCTGCAAGAAATGCAAGGACAAAATCCCGAAGGGCATCGTGAGGATCGGCAAAATCGTGCCAAATCCCTTCAGCGAGTCTGCTGGGGAGATGAAGGAGTGGTATCACGTGAAGTGCATATTCGAGAAGCTAGAGAGGGCGAGGGCCACCACGAAGAAGATTGAAGACATCactgatctggagggctgggaGGAACTGCAGGACGAAGACAAGGAGCTCATTAACAAGCACGTTTCAG ACTTGATGGCCAAAGTCAATGCAAGCCCCAAAAAGAAAGTTCAAGCCAAGCTGAACCCTACAGGTCAGCTCATGGCTCCCCCCGCCGACCCATCCGTCAACGCTCCACGAAAGTTCTCAGGCTTCACCG CTGCGAAGGCCGGCAGCTCCGCAGCGATCTCATCGCCGCCTGCCGCTGCAGCCGGGCAAGGCAGCGCTCTGTCCACCCAGCTGTGCGACCCCAAACACAAGGACTGCCTCCTCCGGGAGTTTCGCAAACTCTGCGCCGTCGTCGCTGAAAACAACAGCTACAACACCAAGACGCAGATTATTGAGAAGTTTCTGAAGAAAGGGACGGGTGGAG ATAAGTTCCATGGAGATCTTTACCTGACGGTGAAACTGCTGCTGCCGGGCGTCGTGAAAAGCGTCTACAACCTCAACGACAAGCAGATCGTGAAACTCTTCAGCCGCATATTCAGATCCAACCAGGAAGACATGGTTCGAGACCTGGAACAG GGCGACGTGTCAGAGACGGTCCGGATGTTCTTTGAGGAGAGTAAATCCTTTCCTCCTGCATCCAAGAGCCTCCTCACCCTTCAGGAAGTGGACGAGTCATTGACCCGCCTCGCCCAGCTGACGAAGGAGGACGAGCAGCAGAACGAGCTGGAAGCCATCGCCAAAAA ATGCACCAGCAATGACCTGAAATGCATCATCAGACTGATTAAGCACGACCTGAAAATGAACGCCGGAGCGAAGCACGT GTTGGACGCCGTGGATCCAAACGCCTACGATGCTTTCAAGGCCTCCCGGAACCTGGGCGACGTCATCCAGAGGGTTCTGAGGAACCAGCAGGAGGCGTCGAACGGGTCGGGACCCCGGAAGCTGCTGACGGTGGAGGCGTCACTCATGACCCCCGTGCAGCCCATGCTG GCAGAAGCTTGTAAATCCATCGACCAGGCCATGAAAAAGTGTCCCAACGGGATGTACGCCGAGATCAAGTACGACGGCGAGCGGGTGCAGGTCCACAAGAGCGGCGACTCGTTCAGCTACTTCAGCCGCAGCCTCAAACCCGTGCTGCCGCACAAG GTGGCCCATTTCAAAGACTACATCCCTCAGGCCTTTCCTGGAGGACACAGTATGATTCTGGATGCTGAGGTCCTCCTAATTGACACAAAGAGCAGCAAACCTCTGCCCTTTGGGACTTTGGGGATACACAAG AAAGCCGCCTTTCAAGACGCCAACGTGTGCCTTTTTGTTTTCGACTGCATCTACTTCAATGGCGTGAGCCTCATGGAGCG GCCTCTGAAGGAACGCAGGAAGTTCTTGACCGACAACATGGTGGAAGTTCCCAACCGGATCCTCTTCTCAGAGATGAAGCACGTCACC AGAGCAGGAGATCTGGCTGACATGATAACTCGGGTCATCAGAGAAGGACTCGAAGGTCTGGTGCTCAAAGACATCAAG AGCACCTACGAGCCAGGCAAGCGCCACTGGCTGAAAGTGAAGAAGGACTATCTGAACGAAGGCGCCATGGCGGACACGGCTGACCTGGTGGTGCTCGGCGCTTTTTATGGGAAAGGATCCAACG GTGGCATCATGTCCAGTTTCCTGATGGGCTGCTACGATCCCGACTCAAAGAAATGGTGCACCGTGACCAAGTGCTCCGGAGGATACGATGACGCCATGTTGGCCCGGCTCCAGAAGGAGCTGGATGTGATTAAAATCAGCAAG GAGCCCGGCAAAATCCCCGGCTGGCTGAAAATCGTGAAGAACTATTATCCAGACTTCATCATCCGCGACCCTGAG CGAGCGCCGGTCTGGGAGATCACCGGCGCCGAGTTCTCCAAGTCGGAAATGCACACCGCCGACGGCATCTCCATCCGCTTCCCACGCATGACGAGAATCCGTGACGACAAAGACTGGAAGACCGCCACCAACCTGCACCAGCTCAGG GAGCTGTTCCGCATCTCCAAGGAGCACTGCGACTTTAAAGTGACGGCCGGCCCGTCGACCGCCGACGACAACAAAGGGTCCTCAGGGGGGGACAGCGGGGGGAGCTCGCCGTCGCCCTCCTCCAACAGAAGCGCCCCCCCACAAAAGACCC CTAACAGAACGCCAACGAAAGCAAAGCCGCAGAAGTCGGAACCCCGCACACCCGGCTCAGAAGCTTCCAGCGCCAAAAAG atgaagaaaagtgaaaatgtcAACAGCAACGGGCAGAGCAAACCCAAAGTGACCCCCCAGCTGCTGGAGCCCAGGAACGACAAG ACGTTGCTGGACATCTTCAGCGGGGTGAAGCTCTTCCTGCCCGCCTCCATCCAGGACTCCGACAGACTCCGGAGGTACTTCGTGGCGTACGACGGAGACCTGGTGGCGGATTACGAGGCCGCCTCCGCCACGCACACGCTGGCCCCGCCCGAAGAGGACAGCCGGGCTCAGAGGGTGTCGCCCAGCTGGATCTGGGAATGCATCCGGAAGAGGCGCGTGGTGCCGCCCTGCTGA